A genomic segment from Nodularia sphaerocarpa UHCC 0038 encodes:
- a CDS encoding cupin domain-containing protein, giving the protein MEIKIEHQPSEEHLKELGVFKWEIWQKEISKFPWTYDTQETCYFLLGDVVVTPDGGQPVQMGKGDLVTFPAGMSCTWEITSDVKKHYCFD; this is encoded by the coding sequence ATGGAAATTAAAATTGAGCATCAACCGAGTGAAGAACATCTTAAAGAGTTAGGTGTTTTCAAATGGGAAATTTGGCAGAAAGAAATCTCCAAATTTCCCTGGACTTATGATACTCAAGAGACTTGTTATTTTTTGTTAGGTGATGTCGTTGTTACGCCTGATGGTGGACAACCAGTGCAGATGGGTAAAGGCGATTTAGTGACTTTTCCTGCTGGTATGTCCTGTACATGGGAAATTACAAGCGACGTAAAAAAACATTATTGCTTTGATTAA